A window from Vanessa atalanta chromosome 16, ilVanAtal1.2, whole genome shotgun sequence encodes these proteins:
- the LOC125069790 gene encoding RNA-binding protein lark, with protein MPGAGTFKIFVGNLSDKTTDADLRPLFEKFGTVVECDIVRNYGFVHMENEQVGREAIQNLNGEIVHGQAIKIEAAKSRKAPSTPTTKIFVGNLTDKTRAPEVRELFQKFGTVVECDIVRNYGFVHLDASGDVNEAIKELNGMMVDGQPMKVQLSTSRVRQRPGMGDPEQCYRCGRGGHWSKECPKALGPDRNGFRDRAFGRDPYPPPPPPPFLRDRMMGGFGDPYDGYYDRARFGESPRDLFERRYPVGASRGLDMGASRARGDFVSPPLRREPMPPMPNLPPMRSSMGSMRSSYDAMYSRRSPPRGPQMSRGMYEDFSRDTFDDRRPGMRGPSPSRRYAPY; from the exons ATGCCGGGCGCCGGTACTTTCAAAATCTTCGTCGGGAACCTTTCCGATAAAACGACGGACGCCGATCTCAGACCGCTGTTTGAAAAGTTCGGTACGGTCGTAGAATGCGATATCGTCAGAAATTACGGTTTCGTACACATGGAAAATGAGCAAGTCGGACGCGAAGCCATTCAGAACCTTAACGGAGAAATAGTTCATGGACAGGCGATCAAAATAGAAGCGGCCAAGAGCCGAAAGGCGCCGTCGACGCCGACCACTAAAATATTCGTCGGTAACCTAACGGACAAGACGCGCGCGCCCGAAGTCCGCGAGCTGTTTCAGAAGTTCGGCACGGTCGTCGAGTGCGATATCGTTCGTAACTACGGCTTCGTACACTTGGACGCGTCGGGCGACGTGAATGAGGCTATCAAAGAGCTGAACGGTATGATGGTGGACGGGCAGCCCATGAAGGTGCAGCTCTCCACGAGCCGCGTCCGCCAGCGCCCGGGCATGGGCGATCCGGAACAGTGCTACCGCTGCGGACGCGGCGGTCACTGGTCCAAGGAATGCCCCAAGGCGCTGGGGCCCGACCGCAACGGTTTCCGCGATCGAGCGTTTGGCCGCGACCCGTACCCCccaccgccgccgccgccgttCCTCCGCGATCGCATGATGGGAGGATTTGGG GATCCTTACGATGGATACTATGATAGAGCTCGATTTGGTGAGAGTCCTCGTGATTTATTCGAGCGACGCTATCCAGTCGGAGCTTCCCGGGGACTAGACATGGGTGCTTCGCGTGCGCGAGGAGACTTCGTGTCGCCACCTCTGCGCAGGGAGCCCATGCCACCCATGCCCAACTTACCACCCATGCGAAGCAGTATGGGCTCTATGAGATCGTCTTACGACGCAATGTACAGCCGAAGAAGTCCCCCACGAGGACCACAAATGTCACGAGG AATGTATGAAGACTTCAGCAGAGACACATTTGATGACAGAAG GCCGGGTATGAGAGGTCCGTCGCCTTCCAGAAGATACGCCCCTTATTGA
- the LOC125069787 gene encoding bone morphogenetic protein receptor type-1B isoform X2: MGRGIVCECAGVSACPDGALNGTCTTQPGGYCFVTVEELYDENGIMVPERTAGCLPPDESGFMQCKSSQVPHQTPKVIECCEKDLCNRRLRPQLPEPPPDMTDAPGPRPAAPTSQTILMAAALCVALLAFLAAFWLLFRKRRRGCKRPPSPPAPTHHAEISSGSGSGLPLLVQRTVAKQIQMVESIGKGRYGEVWLARWRGEKVAVKVFFTTEEASWFRETEIYQTVLMRHENILGFIAADIKGTGSWTQMLLITDYHENGSLHDYLQTVVLDTNSLMTMAYSIVSGLAHLHMDIFGTKGKPAIAHRDIKSKNILVKRNGQCAIADFGLAVRYVAERNEVDIAPNTRVGTRRYMAPEVLDEKLDVTNFEAFKMADMYSLGLVLWEMCRRCATGDKAQHAEPYALPYHEHVPPDPSFEDMHGVVVARRVRPARPARWRAEPALAAASALMAECWHHNPPVRLTALRVKKTLARARAEGAVKLV; the protein is encoded by the exons GTCGGGGCATAGTGTGCGAGTGCGCAGGTGTGAGCGCGTGCCCCGACGGCGCTCTCAATGGCACTTGCACCACTCAGCCCGGCGGGTACTGCTTCGTCACAGTCGAGGAGTTATACGATGAAAATGGCATTATGGTACCAGAGCGCACGGCCGGCTGCCTGCCGCCGGACGAGTCTGGATTTATGCAG TGCAAAAGCTCACAAGTACCCCATCAGACCCCTAAGGTAATAGAATGCTGCGAAAAAGACCTCTGCAATCGGCGTCTTCGGCCACAGTTACCAGAACCCCCGCCCGACATGACGGATGCTCCAGGTCCACGACCAGCCGCACCCACGAGTCAGACTATTTTAATGGCGGCAGCGCTATGCGTCGCGTTGCTCGCCTTCCTCGCAGCATTTTGGCTGCTCTTTAGGAAACGTCGCAGGGGGTGCAAGCGACCTCCATCACCGCCGGCTCCGACACATCACGCGGAAATTTCTTCGGGCTCCGGGTCCGGGTTACCTTTGCTCGTGCAGAGGACGGTCGCGAAACAGATTCAAATGGTAGAGTCGATAGGGAAAGGCCGCTACGGTGAGGTCTGGCTAGCTCGCTGGCGCGGTGAGAAAGTCGCCGTCAAGGTGTTTTTCACCACGGAGGAGGCTTCCTGGTTCCGAGAGACTGAAATTTATCAGACTGTTCTAATGCGACACGAAAACATTCTCGGGTTCATCGCGGCAGATATCAAGGGGACCGGCTCGTGGACTCAGATGCTGCTGATCACCGACTATCACGAGAACGGATCTTTGCACGACTACCTTCAGACGGTGGTGCTCGACACGAACTCGTTGATGACGATGGCCTACTCCATAGTCAGCGGCCTGGCTCACCTGCACATGGACATATTCGGCACGAAAGGGAAACCCGCGATAGCGCACCGGGACATCAAGAGCAAAAACATACTCGTGAAGAGGAACGGGCAGTGCGCCATCGCCGACTTCGGGCTCGCCGTGCGGTACGTGGCCGAGCGGAACGAGGTCGACATCGCGCCCAACACGCGCGTCGGCACGCGCCGCTACATGGCGCCCGAGGTGCTCGACGAGAAGCTCGACGTCACTAACTTCGAGGCCTTCAAGATGGCCGACATGTACTCGCTCGGCCTCGTGCTGTGGGAGATGTGCCGCCGGTGCGCCACGGGCGACAAGGCGCAGCACGCGGAGCCCTACGCGCTGCCCTACCACGAGCACGTGCCGCCCGACCCGTCGTTCGAGGACATGCACGGCGTGGTGGTGGCGCGGCGGGTGCGGCCCGCGCGGCCGGCGCGCTGGCGGGCCGAGCCCGCGCTGGCCGCCGCGTCGGCGCTCATGGCGGAGTGCTGGCACCACAACCCGCCCGTGCGGCTCACGGCGCTGCGCGTCAAGAAGACGCTGGCGCGCGCGCGCGCCGAGGGCGCCGTCAAGCTCGTGTAG
- the LOC125069787 gene encoding bone morphogenetic protein receptor type-1B isoform X1 has translation MRLSRGIVCECAGVSACPDGALNGTCTTQPGGYCFVTVEELYDENGIMVPERTAGCLPPDESGFMQCKSSQVPHQTPKVIECCEKDLCNRRLRPQLPEPPPDMTDAPGPRPAAPTSQTILMAAALCVALLAFLAAFWLLFRKRRRGCKRPPSPPAPTHHAEISSGSGSGLPLLVQRTVAKQIQMVESIGKGRYGEVWLARWRGEKVAVKVFFTTEEASWFRETEIYQTVLMRHENILGFIAADIKGTGSWTQMLLITDYHENGSLHDYLQTVVLDTNSLMTMAYSIVSGLAHLHMDIFGTKGKPAIAHRDIKSKNILVKRNGQCAIADFGLAVRYVAERNEVDIAPNTRVGTRRYMAPEVLDEKLDVTNFEAFKMADMYSLGLVLWEMCRRCATGDKAQHAEPYALPYHEHVPPDPSFEDMHGVVVARRVRPARPARWRAEPALAAASALMAECWHHNPPVRLTALRVKKTLARARAEGAVKLV, from the exons ATGAGACTAA GTCGGGGCATAGTGTGCGAGTGCGCAGGTGTGAGCGCGTGCCCCGACGGCGCTCTCAATGGCACTTGCACCACTCAGCCCGGCGGGTACTGCTTCGTCACAGTCGAGGAGTTATACGATGAAAATGGCATTATGGTACCAGAGCGCACGGCCGGCTGCCTGCCGCCGGACGAGTCTGGATTTATGCAG TGCAAAAGCTCACAAGTACCCCATCAGACCCCTAAGGTAATAGAATGCTGCGAAAAAGACCTCTGCAATCGGCGTCTTCGGCCACAGTTACCAGAACCCCCGCCCGACATGACGGATGCTCCAGGTCCACGACCAGCCGCACCCACGAGTCAGACTATTTTAATGGCGGCAGCGCTATGCGTCGCGTTGCTCGCCTTCCTCGCAGCATTTTGGCTGCTCTTTAGGAAACGTCGCAGGGGGTGCAAGCGACCTCCATCACCGCCGGCTCCGACACATCACGCGGAAATTTCTTCGGGCTCCGGGTCCGGGTTACCTTTGCTCGTGCAGAGGACGGTCGCGAAACAGATTCAAATGGTAGAGTCGATAGGGAAAGGCCGCTACGGTGAGGTCTGGCTAGCTCGCTGGCGCGGTGAGAAAGTCGCCGTCAAGGTGTTTTTCACCACGGAGGAGGCTTCCTGGTTCCGAGAGACTGAAATTTATCAGACTGTTCTAATGCGACACGAAAACATTCTCGGGTTCATCGCGGCAGATATCAAGGGGACCGGCTCGTGGACTCAGATGCTGCTGATCACCGACTATCACGAGAACGGATCTTTGCACGACTACCTTCAGACGGTGGTGCTCGACACGAACTCGTTGATGACGATGGCCTACTCCATAGTCAGCGGCCTGGCTCACCTGCACATGGACATATTCGGCACGAAAGGGAAACCCGCGATAGCGCACCGGGACATCAAGAGCAAAAACATACTCGTGAAGAGGAACGGGCAGTGCGCCATCGCCGACTTCGGGCTCGCCGTGCGGTACGTGGCCGAGCGGAACGAGGTCGACATCGCGCCCAACACGCGCGTCGGCACGCGCCGCTACATGGCGCCCGAGGTGCTCGACGAGAAGCTCGACGTCACTAACTTCGAGGCCTTCAAGATGGCCGACATGTACTCGCTCGGCCTCGTGCTGTGGGAGATGTGCCGCCGGTGCGCCACGGGCGACAAGGCGCAGCACGCGGAGCCCTACGCGCTGCCCTACCACGAGCACGTGCCGCCCGACCCGTCGTTCGAGGACATGCACGGCGTGGTGGTGGCGCGGCGGGTGCGGCCCGCGCGGCCGGCGCGCTGGCGGGCCGAGCCCGCGCTGGCCGCCGCGTCGGCGCTCATGGCGGAGTGCTGGCACCACAACCCGCCCGTGCGGCTCACGGCGCTGCGCGTCAAGAAGACGCTGGCGCGCGCGCGCGCCGAGGGCGCCGTCAAGCTCGTGTAG